The Bactrocera dorsalis isolate Fly_Bdor chromosome 3, ASM2337382v1, whole genome shotgun sequence genomic interval taattagcatttttttattaatagtttGAATTGTggcgtttcgaggttattggctGGCAAACGTCGTCTGCTATCGTCTGCTCAGAGATCATATAActgcatacaaatgtatgtaaatgcttTCGTGCCAAATGATGCAGATCCCagctacatacaatatataactGCATTTGTGCATTTATTCGATTTCGATGTCCATGTCTGGTGTGGCATCGCGCAATTTGCGTCGTCCTCTTATGCCTGCGCCCGTGGCTTTCGCCGTAGTCGCTTTGCTTTGTTTACTATcacgtgttgttgctgttgttactgaTGTTGTGGATGTTTTGCGTGTACGCGCCTTTCGTGAGGGCAACTCACGTGAACGTGCCGCACCCTTTTCTCTACTTTCCACCACCGCCAGCTCCTCTTCGATGAGCATTTGTTGCTCTTGGCGCATAAGCGGCAACAAATCCAGCTGCTCATCGTCTTCCGAAAACTCCAATTGTGCCGCATTCAATTGACCAAGTGAGACGGAACGTTGCATCCAAGTGGCATCGCCAGCAACACAATCTGGGTCATCGCGTTCGCTGTTATGTGCATTACGACGGTACCGATCGATCTCATTGTCCGAATGTGAGGTGCTCAGCTGTGCTGGAAATTGATTGTTGCCAATTGTGCCCATGCCGAACTGAACGGTCTGCGTAGGTATGCGTCGTCGCGTGCGTGTACaattgtgcgtgtgtgtttggacaagcgtgttgttgtttttgttgtcgcagGGCGCGAACCAGCGTGTATGCGGCGGATAAGcgttcgttgttgtttttgttgttgtaacgcgCGTTTCACCGTGTATGCGTGCGGCGTagtgtgcgtatgtgtgagttgaattgcattttgttttgatttttgtgagTCATATGTTAGATTGTGTTAGGCGTTGCGTGCGTTATAGAGGAGGAAccaaaggaaaagaaaataaatattattcaaattaaaataaatcaaaaaagcaAGAGATTATTGTGAAAGTAAACAGACATAGCAATCAAAAAATGCGCCAATTGTAAACGGTAAATGACTTTTGGACTAAGACAATACGAAATTGGTGGCATAATAGAtgcagtttttttgtttttacttcaaaaataattcttaaaaaaatcaaaagacaTTTAAAATGACGCAACataatacatttatttgttttggcaTACAAAATGTTTTAATGATGAAATCAAATATGAAACCgcttaactaaattaaattaaatttataaaatatatataactgcGATGCATATGTTCAAGTAATGGGCGCAGCTGCATTTGTTTAACACGATTACACATTTATAAAGCTTTAAAACCaaagaaattgcaaattttatgtttaataacTACAACTTAAGCAAATGGCTTGCATTGAACTGCATAGAAACTAAACAAAAAGCTAGTCTGTTGTAGCACAATTGCGCCCCAGTCGACCAAATGCATCTTCAGCGCGTCTAATAAGCGGcgtattatttgttttgtttaaaaatgataatttttattatatattttttacttataatgATGATGTTTGATGAGTTTCGGTTAAATACGAGTATTTTGCTTGCAGTTGTGATGAACACAATGTAGTAGTGAACTTGTTTACATAATGATTTTTGAtcgctaaaaaaatatgtggcatttttttaattattgctgCGTTGAAAAACATTTACCTTGAGCGCTGTTTGCATGATGACATTGGTAGCATAGTTGACGCCTTTGGTGCCCAATTGTAATACAGCTGAGTAGCCACGTTCTTTGGCTTGATTGAGGTACTCGTCGATttcctaaaaataaattatattatatttattttgctgctGTTTATAGTCAtagaatttttcaaagaaaaaatacttttctaaACGTTAATTCGAATGTTCGTTAAAGCTGCACTAACACTATAAAAGCTTTATTGCATATTGTggaattatttatgtatttgaaaaacaacaacaaaatgtttcgCACCTGTTCTCTGCGTGTTAGCATGGGATGTACGAACTTCCTGTACAATGTAGAGCTACCCTTTGTAGCGGGCGACAAAAGCCATAAAACAATGATCACTTTCACTTCATAGTAAAATGGAAACCATGAAAGAAAGATATCCGTAAATGTTTCGATGCATGTAAAGAAAGCGTACACAATCCAATACATCATCCATTTCACCTAAAAAGAGGAAATAAAGTTGTAATCAGCTATTCATAGCGtactttgtttaaaaaaaagcattttcatTACTCACATATTCTTTCACATTTTTGGTGCGTACAGCCTTGTAAGAAGCGTATGCTGGATATAGAGTACCAAAGGATAATCTGAAAGcaggaaatataatattttgtgccCATAAACGTGGCGATATAAATGTGGCtatcaaaactaaaatacaaGCCGTTGTAAATGAAACATGGGGCAATGGCCAGCTCTGCACTACTTCCAAAAAACGTCCGAACAAAGTCAAATTATGCACAACCTGCtctgtatttataatatttgcatcAACTGCTGGCGATTGTGTGCTCTTTTGTTTAAAATAGAATGCACGGCGTACATTGTccggtggtggtggcggctCATCGTCGTCAATATGCCAAGTATTCGGGTATAATAATGTATTAGAGGCGCCAAGGGAAGGGCTGTCAACATTATCAAGTGAATGCCCAATAAATGCTGCTGTTGGATTAcgattataataaataaacgatTCAGGTGGTGCATCTAAAGAATAGCGACGATAGTAACCACTGTCGTCCGTTGCGTACATGGGCGGTGGATACGCTGCTATTGGGTTGGCGTGCCACTGTTCATAAAATGTTGCGTTGCCTGGCTGTTGGCCATATTGTAAACGTTGTGGTCGCTTTTGTAAGAATTTTTGCTGCTGGTATGGCACCTCCCGCGGCGATGGCCACTCTCCTCCAGCATGATTCTTCCAATCGCTGCTATGCATTTTACTACACACACAGTACCAGCTTATTGGCCGCTTTTATTGCGGAGGCTTTCTGCTAGCGTGGCAAGCATTCAGTTTccagtttttttcttaaattgggtattttgtaaaattaagcgaaatttttgaaaacaatctACTATAAATGCCAATTATTTGCCTACTGAACAGGCACTGAATAGAGTTTGTACTGCGGCAACAATATATTATGCTCAATAGCAATTTGcacaatacaataaaatttctgAATGAGTTTTGTAGTAGCAGCAGACGCtcatatttaaaaatagcatGAAAATTTCGAGTAACATTTCGAAATCGTTTTCGAAACGTACATTCGGCCTGTCTCGTACACTAAAAATATGCTCAACGAGAGTGAAAAGTGGGCAACAGTTGCACTAGAAAAACATTAGCAGCTGAGTTTGGCATGTTGAAACGATTGTATGCGTATCGGTGGTAAAGTTGCGAAGGATctatgaaaatttacaaaatgtatACTTTTCTAAATGGAAGTTTTGTTTTCGATAACAAATCTATAAACAAGTAcatcaaattgtaaatatttatatagacgcGTTTCGTATTTCTTTATAGCGGCGACCATAGCATATTAATCTGTTGTTTGATTTCTTGTGCTCTGCTCATTCCAAAATGCCGTGTATGACTTTTGAAAAGACGTAATGGCacacaaatgtatttattaatggACACACATTCTATGACACATTTATTGTACATACGATCGTTTGCTTATAAACTCCATACACtgcttacaaatatatatatatatatatttacttgcaaATTGTTTTGTGTGCCCGGAGTACTTGAACGACGCCTATTCATTCACGCATGCGATAGAGTAAATGAAGCGAACTACGCGCACTTTTTTTGGTGAACGAAATTGTTGCAGTTCAGTTACCTGAAAagtggtatttctaaatatGTTAAGGTTTAAAGGAAAACGGGTAATGACGTGTCGCCGACAATTGGTTTAACAAAAGCTAATAAAAATGTTACTAACAAGGCCCACATATAACGGTTCGGTAGTTTCgtctgctttatttttttctgtatgttTTTTGTGGCTTTGCTTGTAAGCAACAGCACAGCAAGCGTCGTCCAAGCAATCAATGCATACGCCGCTACTGAGTCTAATAATGTCAGACAATTCGTGCAAAAACCGGAAGTAGTGACAGAATgcttttaacattttcaatttcctaAATAGGCaattgtattttagttttataattactatcatttttttatactttcaaaGTTTACATTATAAGAAGTGTATGCCAATCGGCGCATTGTGTTGGGTACTTACATTATGAATCGGGAGAGCAATGCACTTATCATGGTGATTAGCTTTGTTCTACAAAATTCACACTATAGTAGCACCTAACGTTGCACTTCGTCGTCCTACTGTCGTCTGCCGCTGCTTGGTGCCTCCTCGGGTTAAGTAGACACTGAAGTTTACACGCTCACATCAACGTAGCTATCGGTCTGCCTAATTTGTGTGCAGTTGTTATAACATGCGAAATTTATAAGAATAAATTAACTAGaaaacacttatgtatatatatatatatatatatatatgtatgtacatatgtgactTATATGCTAAAAG includes:
- the LOC105226849 gene encoding uncharacterized protein LOC105226849 isoform X3; translated protein: MHSSDWKNHAGGEWPSPREVPYQQQKFLQKRPQRLQYGQQPGNATFYEQWHANPIAAYPPPMYATDDSGYYRRYSLDAPPESFIYYNRNPTAAFIGHSLDNVDSPSLGASNTLLYPNTWHIDDDEPPPPPDNVRRAFYFKQKSTQSPAVDANIINTEQVVHNLTLFGRFLEVVQSWPLPHVSFTTACILVLIATFISPRLWAQNIIFPAFRLSFGTLYPAYASYKAVRTKNVKEYVKWMMYWIVYAFFTCIETFTDIFLSWFPFYYEVKVIIVLWLLSPATKGSSTLYRKFVHPMLTRREQEIDEYLNQAKERGYSAVLQLGTKGVNYATNVIMQTALKGGGNLVQTLRRSYSLSDLSEPDVQRTQDEIDEVVQMRSHQRLLRPRPQASIARSASGTRHSTGMYFSEVDVAKGADGFNYNIRSSEDISSGYSSAEPVSVGLSRTSSMTNASKTRLKARRTTELLNEPEHKFRPSAQEFRGSLEDFETLHDPTVVDIQKCIQILEEMPHIEGDEESGEDGECLSLGKMQTIDEINDVECSFEIETELKEIIKLKDQPPADGVAVTQQQLEAELDGVEETHEAPIADIDE